A single Osmerus mordax isolate fOsmMor3 chromosome 9, fOsmMor3.pri, whole genome shotgun sequence DNA region contains:
- the LOC136949232 gene encoding zinc finger FYVE domain-containing protein 1-like gives MSGHGSSSDKGVNTSLICQESYACAGSEEAVFECDECKSLQCIRCEQELHSQERLKNHERVQIGPGHVPYCDSCKGGSGGSADGGRHRATARCQNCKLNLCQDCQKRTHSGGNKKKHHVTSYPPPVPAEVESPPNTFIDTTESQRSKLLENATSFLLVDENEEMQIKDEDSFLKTLNCAPDKLLKVVAIFGNTGEGKSHTLNHTFFMGREVFKTSPTQESCTVGVWAALDPVHKVVVIDTEGLLGNSTNQGQRTRLLLKVLAISDLIIYRTHADRLHDDLFKFLGDASDAYLKHFTKELKATTARCGLDVPLSTLGPAVVIFHETVHTKLLGSDKSSESVERLLVERFRKLGRFPEAFSSIQYRGTRTSTPPTDFGGLRHNLEQLLDNNATRSPRTPLIIFKALQALSERFNGEIADELVAHSCFFPDEYFTCSSICLSCGAGCRNSMNHLWEGLSHEAKHRCRYSVHYDNRIYTCKACYEGGKEVLVVPKTSASSDSPWLGLARYAWSGYVIECPNCGVIYRSRQYWFGNQDPVDTVVRTEIQHIWPGSDGFLKDNSNAAQRLLDGVTYISQSMSELSVKPAKAVTSWLTDQIAPAYWKPNSLILTCHKCLQVFQDNDTKHHCRACGEGFCDGCSSKAMPVAERGWGPAPVRVCDACFEQRQRHTELQEEEVDEEEGGTLARKVGEAVTHTLGAVVTAIDIPLGLVKDAARPAYWVPDQDILSCHHCQRLFTAKLSKHHCRACGQGVCDECSSDRRPVPSRGWDHLVRVCLSCSQKPGDL, from the exons ATGAGTGGCCATGGCTCATCTTCCGATAAGGGAGTCAACACCAGCCTCATCTGTCAGGAGAGTTACGCCTGTGCCGGCTCAGAGGAAGCTGTGTTTGAATGCGACGAGTGCAAGAGCCTGCAGTGTATTCGCTGCGAGCAGGAACTCCACAGCCAAGAACGCCTGAAGAACCACGAGCGGGTCCAGATCGGCCCGGGTCATGTCCCCTACTGTGACAGTTGCAAAGGGGGCAGCGGAGGCTCGGCGGACGGGGGACGGCACAGGGCGACGGCCCGCTGCCAGAACTGCAAACTCAACCTGTGCCAGGACTGCCAGAAACGCACCCACAGTGGAGGAAACAAGAAGAAGCACCACGTCACCAGCTATCCTCCGCCCGTCCCCGCGGAGGTAGAGAGCCCCCCGAACACATTCATAGACACGACCGAATCCCAGAGATCCAAACTTCTGGAGAACGCCACCAGTTTCCTCCTGGTGGATGAAAACGAGGAGATGCAG ATAAAAGATGAAGATTCGTTTTTGAAGACGTTGAACTGTGCCCCTGACAAACTACTGAAGGTGGTGGCGATCTTTGGCAACACGGGAGAAGGCAAGTCCCACACTCTGAACCACACTTTCTTCATGGGCAGGGAGGTGTTCAAGACCTCCCCAACGCAGGAGTCTTGCACGGTGGGTGTCTGGGCCGCCCTCGACCCCGTCCACAAGGTGGTGGTGATCGACACCGAGGGCCTGCTGGGGAACAGCACTAACCAGGGTCAGAGAACCCGCCTCCTGCTCAAGGTGCTGGCCATCTCAGACCTCATCATTTACCGCACCCACGCCGACCGTCTCCACGACGACCTCTTCAAGTTCCTGGGGGACGCTTCGGACGCCTACCTGAAGCATTTCACCAAGGAGCTGAAGGCCACCACAGCCAGGTGTGGTCTGGACGTCCCTCTGTCCACCCTGGGCCCTGCTGTGGTCATCTTTCATGAGACCGTCCACACCAAGTTGCTGGGCTCAG ACAAGTCCTCCGAGTCTGTGGAGCGGCTGCTGGTGGAGCGCTTCAGGAAGCTGGGCAGGTTCCCAGAGGCCTTCAGTTCCATCCAGTACCGTGGCACGCGCACCTCCACTCCGCCCACGGACTTTGGAGGCCTACGGCACAACCTGGAGCAGCTCCTGGACAACAACGCCACCCGCTCCCCTCGCACTCCCCTCATCATCTTCAAAGCCCTgcag GCACTCAGCGAACGCTTCAATGGGGAGATTGCTGACGAGCTTGTAGCTCACAGCTGCTTCTTTCCTGATGAGTACTTCACCTGCTCCAGCATCTGTCTCAGTTGTGG GGCGGGCTGCAGGAACAGCATGAACCATCTGTGGGAGGGTCTGTCCCACGAGGCCAAGCACCGGTGTCGCTACTCTGTCCACTACGACAATCGCATCTACACCTGCAAG GCCTGCtatgaaggagggaaggaggtgctTGTGGTTCCCAAGACATCTGCTTCATCAGACTCTCCTTGGCTGGGTCTGGCCAGATACGCCTGGTCTGG GTATGTGATTGAATGTCCTAACTGTGGTGTGATTTACCGGAGCCGACAGTACTGGTTTGGAAACCAGGACCCAGTTGACACCGTAGTCCGTACCGAGATCCAGCACATTTGGCCAGGG TCTGATGGCTTTTTAAAAGACAACAGTAATGCAGCGCAGCGCCTGTTGGATGGAGTCACCTACATCTCCCAGTCCATGTCTGAGCTTAGCGTCAAGCCTGCCAAGGCCGTCACCTCCTGGCTGACGGATCAGATCGCACCTGCCTACTGGAAACCCAACTCCCTCATATTA ACATGCCATAAGTGCCTCCAGGTCTTCCAGGACAACGACACTAAGCACCACTGCCGTGCCTGCGGAGAGGGCTTCTGTGACGGCTGCTCCTCCAAAGCCATGCCCGTcgctgagagaggctggggtcCGGCGCCTGTCAGAGTCTGCGATGCCTGCTTtgagcagaggcagagacacacag agctccaggaggaggaggttgatgaagaggaaggtggGACACTCGCCAGGAAGGTTGGAGAAGCTGTGACTCATACTCTGGGAGCTGTGGTCACTGCTATAGACATCCCACTGG GCCTGGTCAAGGATGCTGCGCGTCCAGCCTACTGGGTGCCCGACCAAGACATCCTGTCCTGCCACCACTGCCAACGCCTCTTCACTGCCAAGCTGTCCAAGCACCACTGTCGCGCCTGCGGGCAGGGCGTGTGTGACGAGTGCTCCTCAGACCGCCGCCCCGTCCCCTCCCGGGGCTGGGACCACCTCGTGCGTGTATGCCTGAGCTGCAGCCAGAAGCCGGGAGACCTCTAG
- the LOC136949289 gene encoding rho-related GTP-binding protein RhoU-like, with protein MKDEPGVSFLNAKMPLGSRPAKHRMHVAHEKNSEHTISCMLIGDGAVGKTSMITSYISNGYPNDYQQTAFDVFTGLVHVDGIPFRIQLLDTAGQDEFDNFRSMWYGQVDVFILCFSVVNPVSFHNIATKWIPQVRALNPTCPIVLIGTQSDLRYNVNILIDLDQMRVKPVVRSQAESLAEKISAQGYVECSALTQKNLKEAFDSAICAALKHQACKKAHKLKLLDRAKTFSGVGWKKLFCFI; from the exons ATGAAAGATGAGCCAGGAGTATCTTTTCTAAATGCGAAAATGCCTCTTGGCAGTAGGCCTGCTAAGCACCGGATGCATGTCGCTCACGAGAAGAACAGTGAACACACAATTAGCTGTATGTTGATTGGAGACGGCGCGGTGGGGAAAACGAGTATGATCACGAGTTACATCTCCAACGGTTATCCAAATGATTATCAACAGACGGCTTTTGATGTTTTTACGG GGCTGGTTCACGTTGATGGGATTCCATTTAGAATCCAGTTGTTGGACACAGCTGGACAG GACGAGTTTGATAATTTTCGGTCCATGTGGTACGGGCAAGTAGACGTCTTCATCCTGTGCTTCAGTGTTGTCAACCCAGTGTCATTCCACAACATCGCCACAAAATGGATCCCCCAAGTCCGTGCCTTAAATCCTACTTGTCCAATCGTTTTGATAGGAACACAGTCTGACCTTAGATACAATGTCAATATTCTTATCGATCTGGATCAGATGAGGGTAAAACCTGTAGTTCGCTCACAGGCTGAGTCGCTGGCCGAGAAGATAAGCGCGCAGGGATATGTAGAATGTTCAGCACTGACCCAAAAGAACCTCAAAGAGGCATTCGACTCAGCCATATGTGCCGCTCTAAAGCACCAGGCTTGTAAAAAAGCTCATAAGTTAAAACTCCTGGACCGGGCTAAGACTTTCTCAGGTGTTGGATGGAAGAAGTTGTTCTGCTTCATCTGA